The following proteins are encoded in a genomic region of Thermothielavioides terrestris NRRL 8126 chromosome 5, complete sequence:
- a CDS encoding 40S ribosomal protein S21, with amino-acid sequence MENDRGEIVDLYVPRKCSATGRIIKAKDHGSCQITIAKVDENGRAIQGENIIYALSGFVRAMGESDDALNRLAQRDGLLKNVWSAQR; translated from the exons ATGGAGAACGACCGTGGCGAGATCGTCGACCT TTACGTCCCCCGCAAGTGCTCTGCGACGGGCCGGATCATCAAGGCCAAGGACCACGGCTCCTGCCAGatcaccatcgccaaggtCGACGAGAACGGCCGGGCCATCCAGGGCGAGAACATCATCTACGCTCTGTCCGGCTTCGTCCGCGCGATGGGCGAGAGCGACGATGCGCTGAACAGGCTCGCCCAGCGGGACGGCCTCCTCAAGAACGTCTGGAGCGCCCAGCGGTAG